The proteins below are encoded in one region of Hordeum vulgare subsp. vulgare chromosome 3H, MorexV3_pseudomolecules_assembly, whole genome shotgun sequence:
- the LOC123443488 gene encoding sulfoquinovosidase-like encodes MGNGGLPNPKSSRAPRARASSSSPATAMASPATAKPKTTKKHSARLNNPFPRAVPASAFRSGDAAPPLSFGPLSKLAHAHDYPVGSRFRLSWNPSLGGAVSLARVSSSSSGGEPPSRVMWETIPGVAFVSAASATTEADECRGSFALRDGRARLVPDRQSVDRIRALYRRDVETGADSLRGAVFEASDQTRFPVLLITGVVSAKKADPASSCCCGLRARARAGKPVLSARYWVFLEEKSDTQVSFSVKIADYQWSCGHADPSSPTPAATTAPRPHRITLLSLRLRLAGRIHRNMSKKKKLSAGFPPQPQEEVSALLPSPERASADEEARPEEFNRVFLTYASDRDERFYGFGEQFSYMEFKGRRVPVLVQEQGIGRGDQPITFAANLISYRSGGNWSTTYAPSPFYMTSKMRSLYLEGYDYSIFDLTKPDRVQIQVYGNSVQGRILEGESPTELITSYTGSTGRPPVLPRWITSGAVVGMQGGTDAVRRVWSQLQDHDVPVSAFWLQDWVGQRKTAIGSQLWWNWEVDDDHYAGWKDLIRDLRSDGVRTMTYCNPCLVPVCEKGNARRHLYEEAKELGILVRDEAGEPYMMPNTAFDVAMLDLTNPEACSWFKGILRGMADEGVSGWMADFGEGLPLDARLHSGEDPVAAHNRYPELWARVNREFADECKPEEGLVFFVRAGFRESSRWAMLFWEGDQMVSWQANDGIKSSVVGLLSGGLSGIPLNHSDAGGYCTVDLPLLRYRRSEELLMRWMEVNAFTVVFRTHEGNKPGSNCQFYSNSRTLAHFARCAKMYKAWEFYRIHLVKEAAEKGLPVARHLFLHYPEDRRVQELTYQQFLVGTEMLVVPVLDKGRTAVTAYFPTSDGGSWRHVWTGQEFGGGRRSGHGSVGEATVHGFEAEVSAGVGCPAVFVRVGSPVGERFTRNLRDLGVI; translated from the exons ATGGGCAATGGCGGGCTTCCCAATCCCAAGTCCAGTAGAGCACCCCGCGCGCGAGCTTCTTCCAGTTCTCCCGCCACCGCCATGGCGTCGCCAGCGACTGCGAAGCCCAAGACCACCAAGAAGCACAGCGCGCGCCTCAACAACCCCTTCCCGCGCGCCGTCCCGGCCTCCGCTTTCCGCAGCGGCGATGCCGCGCCGCCCCTCTCCTTCGGCCCGTTGTCCAAGCTCGCCCACGCCCACGATTACCCCGTCGGCTCCCGATTCCGCCTGAGCTGGAATCCCTCGCTCGGCGGAGCGGTCTCGCTTGCAcgggtctcctcctcctcctccggcggcgaGCCTCCCAGCCGCGTGATGTGGGAGACCATCCCCGGCGTCGCCTTCGTCTCCGCGGCTTCCGCCACCACCGAGGCCGACGAGTGCCGCGGGTCGTTCGCGCTCCGTGACGGACGCGCCCGCCTTGTCCCCGACCGCCAGAGCGTCGACAGGATCAGGGCCTTGTACCGCCGCGACGTGGAGACCGGCGCCGACTCCCTGCGCGGCGCCGTCTTCGAAGCGTCTGACCAGACACGGTTCCCGGTGCTGTTGATCACCGGGGTCGTGTCTGCGAAGAAGGCGGATCCGGCGTCGTCGTGCTGCTGCGGCCTGCGCGCCAGGGCTCGCGCTGGAAAGCCGGTCCTGTCAGCGAGGTACTGGGTCTTCCTGGAGGAGAAGAGCGACACGCAAGTGTCGTTCAGCGTCAAGATCGCCGACTACCAATGGAGCTGCGGCCACGCCGATCCTTCGAGTCCAACACCGGCGGCCACGACAGCTCCAAGGCCCCACCGGATCACCCTCCTGAGCCTTCGGCTCCGCCTGGCAGGGCGAATCCATAGGAAcatgagcaagaagaagaagctctccGCCGGGTTCCCGCCCCAGCCCCAGGAGGAGGTCTCAGCGCTGCTGCCGTCGCCAGAGAGAGCGTCGGCGGACGAGGAGGCACGGCCGGAAGAGTTCAACCGGGTGTTCCTCACGTACGCGAGCGACCGCGACGAGCGGTTCTACGGCTTCGGCGAGCAATTCAGCTACATGGAGTTCAAGGGGAGAAGGGTGCCCGTTCTTGTGCAGGAGCAGGGGATTGGCAGGGGAGACCAGCCCATCACTTTCGCTGCCAATCTCATCAGCTACAG GTCGGGAGGAAACTGGAGCACCACGTATGCTCCATCTCCTTtctacatgacctccaagatgagGTCCTTGTACCTGGAGGGATACGATTATTCTATATTTGACCTCACAAAGCCTGACAGAGTGCAGATTCAG GTTTACGGGAATTCGGTTCAGGGAAGAATACTAGAGGGAGAGTCACCGACCGAGCTGATCACGAGCTACACGGGGTCGACCGGACGGCCGCCGGTTCttcccagatggatcacctccggcgCGGTCGTCGGCATGCAGGGCGGCACGGACGCCGTCCGCCGTGTGTGGAGCCAGCTGCAAGACCACGACGTCCCGGTCTCCGCATTCTGGCTGCAG GATTGGGTTGGACAGAGGAAGACGGCCATCGGGTCGCAGCTCTGGTGGAACTGGGAGGTCGACGACGATCACTACGCCGGCTGGAAGGATCTTATACGCGACCTCCGGAGCGACGGCGTGAGGACGATGACATACTGCAATCCCTGCctcgtcccg GTGTGTGAGAAGGGGAATGCGAGGCGGCACCTGTACGAGGAGGCCAAGGAGCTGGGGATCCTGGTGAGGGACGAGGCCGGCGAGCCGTACATGATGCCCAACACGGCGTTCGACGTGGCCATGCTGGACTTGACCAACCCGGAGGCGTGCTCCTGGTTCAAGGGCATCCTGCGCGGGATGGCGGACGAAGGCGTCAGCGGCTGGATGGCCGACTTCGGCGAGGGCCTTCCGCTGGACGCGCGGCTCCACTCGGGGGAGGACCCCGTGGCGGCGCACAACCGGTACCCGGAGCTGTGGGCGCGCGTCAACCGGGAGTTTGCCGACGAGTGCAAGCCGGAGGAAGGGCTGGTGTTCTTCGTGCGGGCGGGGTTCAGGGAGAGCTCCAGGTGGGCGATGCTCTTCTGGGAGGGAGACCAGATGGTGAGCTGGCAGGCCAACGACGGCATCAAGAGCAGCGTCGtgggcctgctcagcggcggcctcTCCGGCATCCCGCTGAACCACAGCGACGCCGGCGGGTACTGCACCGTCGACCTCCCGCTCCTGCGATACCGACGGAGCGAGGAGCTCCTCATGCGGTGGATGGAGGTGAACGCCTTCACCGTCGTCTTCCGCACCCACGAG GGGAACAAGCCCGGGTCcaactgccagttctactccaacagccGGACCCTCGCGCATTTCGCGCGCTGCGCCAAGATGTACAAAGCCTGGGAGTTCTACCGCATCCACCTCGTCAAG GAGGCGGCGGAGAAGGGCCTCCCCGTGGCGCGGCACCTCTTCCTGCACTACCCGGAGGACCGGCGTGTGCAGGAGCTGACGTACCAGCAGTTCCTGGTCGGGACGGAGATGCTGGTGGTGCCGGTCCTGGACAAGGGCAGGACCGCGGTGACCGCCTACTTCCCGACGTCGGACGGGGGGTCGTGGAGGCACGTGTGGACCGGCCAAGAGTTCGGCGGTGGGCGCAGGAGCGGGCACGGTAGCGTAGGAGAGGCCACGGTGCACGGGTTCGAGGCCGAGGTCAGTGCCGGCGTCGGCTGCCCGGCCGTGTTTGTGAGGGTTGGGTCACCCGTTGGTGAAAGGTTTACAAGAAATTTGAGAGACCTCGGTGTAATTTAA